Proteins from a single region of Streptomyces spinoverrucosus:
- the dnaA gene encoding chromosomal replication initiator protein DnaA, producing the protein MADVPADLAAVWPRVLEQLLGEGRGQGVEAKDEHWIRRCQPLALVADTALLAVPNEFAKGVLEGRLAPIVSETLSRECGRPIRIAITVDDSAGEPPPSPPAPPSPPQQRYEEPELPSSAPYEGYGRHRAEQLPGSPGDQLPNPRPAYPSEYQRPEPGAWPRPSQDEYSWQQPRLGFPERDPYATPSQESYGAQDSYGSPSRDSYGVPAQDYRPQGYDQQRSEYDPSRGDYDQRDARRELPEPSVGGGQVHRGPVGATLPVSSGAPGPLAAQPAPATGPGEPTARLNPKYLFDTFVIGASNRFAHAAAVAVAEAPAKAYNPLFIYGESGLGKTHLLHAIGHYARSLYPGTRVRYVSSEEFTNEFINSIRDGKGDSFRKRYREMDILLVDDIQFLADKESTQEEFFHTFNTLHNANKQIVLSSDRPPKQLVTLEDRLRNRFEWGLITDVQPPELETRIAILRKKAVQEQLNAPPEVLEFIASRISRNIRELEGALIRVTAFASLNRQPVDLGLTEIVLKDLIPGGEDSTPEITSTAIMSATADYFGLTVEDLCGSSRGRQLVTARQIAMYLCRELTDLSLPKIGALFGGRDHTTVMHADRKIRNLMAERRSIYNQVTELTNRIKNG; encoded by the coding sequence GTGGCTGACGTACCTGCCGATCTTGCCGCAGTGTGGCCACGAGTACTCGAGCAGCTTCTCGGTGAGGGCCGTGGGCAGGGTGTCGAGGCCAAGGACGAACACTGGATCCGGCGCTGCCAGCCGCTCGCGCTGGTCGCCGACACCGCGCTGCTCGCCGTACCGAACGAGTTTGCGAAGGGTGTGCTGGAGGGGCGCCTCGCACCGATCGTCAGCGAGACGCTGAGCCGTGAGTGCGGCCGCCCGATCCGGATCGCGATCACCGTCGACGACTCCGCGGGCGAGCCGCCGCCGTCCCCGCCGGCGCCGCCATCCCCGCCCCAGCAGCGCTACGAGGAGCCCGAGCTCCCGTCGTCCGCACCGTACGAGGGGTACGGCCGCCACCGCGCCGAGCAGCTCCCGGGCTCGCCCGGCGACCAGCTGCCCAACCCGCGCCCCGCCTACCCGTCGGAGTACCAGCGCCCCGAGCCGGGTGCCTGGCCGCGGCCGTCGCAGGACGAGTACAGCTGGCAGCAGCCACGCCTCGGCTTCCCGGAACGGGACCCGTATGCGACGCCGTCGCAGGAGTCGTACGGCGCACAGGACTCGTACGGCTCCCCGTCCCGCGACTCCTACGGCGTACCCGCGCAGGACTACCGCCCACAGGGCTACGACCAGCAGCGCTCCGAGTACGACCCGTCACGCGGCGACTACGACCAGCGCGACGCGCGGCGGGAGCTGCCCGAGCCGTCGGTCGGCGGCGGGCAGGTGCACCGCGGCCCGGTCGGCGCCACGCTGCCGGTGTCCAGCGGCGCCCCCGGCCCGCTGGCCGCGCAGCCCGCGCCGGCGACCGGCCCCGGGGAGCCGACCGCGCGACTGAATCCGAAGTACCTCTTCGACACGTTCGTCATCGGAGCGTCGAACCGTTTCGCGCACGCGGCCGCGGTGGCCGTCGCGGAGGCGCCGGCGAAGGCGTACAACCCCCTTTTCATCTACGGGGAGTCGGGGCTCGGCAAGACGCACCTGCTGCACGCGATCGGACACTACGCGCGGAGCCTGTACCCGGGCACGCGCGTGCGGTACGTGAGCTCGGAGGAGTTCACCAACGAGTTCATCAACTCCATCCGCGACGGCAAGGGCGACAGCTTCCGCAAGCGGTACCGCGAGATGGACATCCTGTTGGTCGACGACATCCAGTTCCTGGCGGACAAGGAGTCGACGCAGGAGGAGTTCTTCCACACCTTCAACACGCTCCACAACGCCAACAAGCAGATCGTGCTGTCCAGCGACCGGCCGCCGAAGCAGCTGGTGACGCTGGAGGACCGGTTGCGGAACCGTTTCGAGTGGGGCCTGATCACCGACGTGCAGCCGCCCGAGCTGGAGACGCGCATCGCGATTCTGCGCAAGAAGGCGGTGCAGGAGCAGCTCAACGCCCCACCGGAGGTGCTGGAGTTCATCGCCTCGCGGATCTCGCGGAACATCCGTGAGCTGGAGGGCGCGCTGATCAGAGTGACGGCGTTCGCCTCGCTCAACCGGCAGCCGGTGGACCTGGGCCTGACGGAGATCGTCCTCAAGGACCTGATCCCGGGCGGGGAGGACTCCACCCCGGAGATCACCTCGACGGCCATCATGAGCGCGACCGCCGACTACTTCGGCCTGACGGTCGAGGACCTGTGCGGCAGCTCGCGCGGCCGCCAGCTCGTCACGGCCCGGCAGATCGCCATGTACCTGTGCCGTGAGCTGACGGATCTGTCGCTGCCGAAGATCGGCGCGCTGTTCGGCGGCCGCGACCACACGACCGTGATGCACGCGGACCGCAAGATCCGCAACCTGATGGCCGAGCGGCGCTCCATCTACAACCAGGTGACCGAGCTGACGAACCGCATCAAGAACGGCTGA
- the rpmH gene encoding 50S ribosomal protein L34 gives MSKRTFQPNNRRRAKTHGFRLRMRTRAGRAILASRRSKGRARLSA, from the coding sequence GTGAGCAAGCGCACCTTCCAGCCGAACAACCGTCGTCGCGCCAAGACCCACGGCTTCCGGCTGCGTATGCGCACCCGTGCCGGCCGCGCGATTCTCGCGTCCCGCCGTAGCAAGGGTCGCGCCCGCCTGTCCGCCTGA